Proteins from a genomic interval of Chroococcidiopsis thermalis PCC 7203:
- a CDS encoding OmpA family protein, producing the protein MKYVLLQAAFSVSAMMLASCNEPIEKSRDASTAESVNPKQVQQFATAQVQPEPLKQERERASSFPDSGSQLTGDVSDLEGLVADLDGRITESETIIDLPADVLFDFDKANIRPDAVPRLEKLARLIQQSGSVMVQVNGYTDSKGSDVYNMKLSQRRAAAIAQWLASKEGIESERLRTKGYGESQPAAPNVNPDGSDNLEGQRTNRRVQVIISRS; encoded by the coding sequence ATGAAATACGTTCTCCTCCAAGCGGCTTTCAGCGTTTCTGCGATGATGTTGGCAAGTTGCAATGAGCCGATCGAGAAATCTCGTGATGCTTCTACTGCTGAGTCAGTTAATCCGAAACAAGTACAGCAGTTTGCTACTGCGCAAGTACAACCGGAGCCGTTGAAGCAGGAACGAGAACGCGCCTCATCTTTTCCGGATTCCGGTAGTCAATTAACAGGTGATGTTAGCGATCTGGAAGGACTGGTTGCTGACTTGGATGGTCGTATTACAGAGTCGGAAACAATTATCGATCTGCCAGCTGATGTGCTGTTTGATTTTGACAAAGCTAATATTCGTCCCGATGCTGTTCCAAGGTTAGAGAAGTTAGCTCGCCTGATTCAACAATCCGGTAGTGTTATGGTGCAGGTCAACGGTTATACAGACTCGAAAGGCAGCGATGTGTATAACATGAAGCTATCCCAGCGTCGCGCTGCTGCGATCGCCCAGTGGCTTGCTAGCAAGGAAGGCATAGAGTCCGAACGCTTGCGGACTAAAGGCTATGGCGAGAGCCAACCTGCCGCACCAAATGTGAATCCAGACGGTTCGGACAATCTAGAAGGACAGCGGACAAATCGCAGAGTTCAAGTAATCATTTCGCGATCGTAG
- a CDS encoding penicillin-binding transpeptidase domain-containing protein, whose translation MRGKTGWGWDFTPQVGWYVGYLERGDRVYFFALSMDINKPEDAKARIAITKNILRSMGLL comes from the coding sequence TTGAGAGGAAAAACGGGTTGGGGATGGGACTTTACACCCCAAGTAGGTTGGTATGTAGGCTATTTAGAACGAGGCGATCGCGTTTACTTTTTCGCCCTCAGTATGGACATTAATAAACCAGAGGATGCCAAAGCAAGGATTGCAATTACTAAAAATATCCTGCGTAGTATGGGTTTACTTTGA
- the glcD gene encoding glycolate oxidase subunit GlcD, producing the protein MLIQDKQQRDWKTIIKKFEAVLGKNGVVQRREELITYECDGLTSYRQRPAVVVLPRTTEQVAEVVKICDRHNIPFIARGSGTGLSGGALPIEDCVLIVTSMMRQVLSVDLENQQVVVQPGVINNWVTQAVSGDGFYYAPDPSSQIICSVGGNVAENSGGVHCLKYGVTTNHVLGLKVVTPDGSIVDLGGQVPEMPGYDLTGVFVGSEGTLGIATEITLRILKSAESICVLLADFTSVEAAGAAVSDIISAGIIPAGMEMMDNLSINAVEDVVATGCYPRDATAILLVEIDGIAVEVAETKQLISDICLKNGARGITTASDPETRLKLWKGRKAAFAAAGHLSPDYYVQDGVIPRTQLPYVLQEIENLSQQYGYQIANVFHAGDGNLHPLILYDNSVPGALHQVEELGGEILKLCVKVGGSISGEHGIGADKKCFMPEMFSEADLETMQYVREAINPKGLANPGKIFPTPRTCGEAAKMTDIKEFASVERF; encoded by the coding sequence ATGCTAATCCAAGACAAGCAGCAGCGTGACTGGAAGACAATTATTAAAAAATTTGAAGCAGTCTTAGGCAAAAATGGCGTGGTACAGCGTCGGGAGGAATTAATTACTTATGAGTGCGACGGACTAACCAGTTATCGCCAGCGCCCCGCAGTTGTCGTGTTGCCAAGAACGACAGAACAAGTAGCAGAAGTTGTAAAGATTTGCGATCGCCACAATATTCCTTTCATTGCCCGTGGTTCTGGTACTGGCTTATCTGGTGGGGCATTACCAATAGAAGACTGCGTGTTAATCGTCACCTCGATGATGCGGCAAGTCCTCAGCGTAGATTTGGAAAATCAGCAAGTTGTGGTACAGCCAGGGGTGATTAACAACTGGGTGACGCAAGCAGTCAGCGGTGATGGATTTTACTACGCCCCCGATCCTTCCAGTCAAATTATCTGTTCGGTGGGCGGGAATGTTGCTGAGAATTCCGGTGGGGTACATTGTCTTAAATATGGTGTCACTACCAACCACGTATTAGGCTTAAAAGTCGTTACCCCCGATGGTTCGATCGTCGATTTGGGCGGACAAGTACCAGAAATGCCGGGTTACGATCTTACAGGCGTATTTGTCGGTTCTGAAGGTACGTTGGGAATTGCTACCGAAATTACGCTACGGATTCTCAAATCAGCCGAATCAATTTGCGTCTTGCTTGCCGACTTTACCAGCGTAGAAGCAGCAGGGGCAGCGGTTTCAGACATCATCAGTGCGGGAATTATTCCGGCTGGGATGGAAATGATGGATAACCTCAGCATCAATGCTGTAGAAGATGTTGTTGCCACGGGTTGTTATCCCAGAGATGCTACGGCAATCTTGTTAGTAGAAATTGACGGCATAGCTGTAGAAGTCGCAGAAACTAAACAGCTGATTAGCGATATTTGTTTGAAAAATGGTGCAAGGGGAATTACTACGGCTAGCGATCCTGAAACGCGCCTCAAATTGTGGAAAGGACGCAAAGCAGCATTTGCCGCTGCCGGACATCTCAGCCCCGATTACTACGTTCAAGATGGGGTGATTCCGCGTACTCAATTGCCCTACGTTTTACAAGAAATTGAAAATTTGAGTCAGCAATATGGCTATCAAATTGCGAACGTATTTCATGCGGGTGATGGGAATCTTCACCCATTAATTTTGTACGATAATTCCGTACCAGGGGCATTGCATCAAGTAGAAGAATTAGGGGGAGAAATTCTCAAACTCTGCGTTAAAGTGGGTGGTAGTATTTCCGGCGAACACGGCATTGGTGCAGATAAAAAATGTTTTATGCCCGAGATGTTTTCTGAAGCAGATTTGGAGACGATGCAATATGTCAGGGAGGCGATTAACCCCAAAGGTTTAGCTAATCCCGGCAAGATCTTTCCGACTCCTCGTACTTGTGGGGAAGCAGCCAAGATGACTGATATTAAAGAGTTTGCCTCAGTTGAGAGATTTTAG
- a CDS encoding lecithin retinol acyltransferase family protein — protein sequence MAKGDHIYINCGNYTHHGIDCGDGTAIHYIGESMQGVISRTSMDAFTSGKQLFTRQYEICDLPEIIIQRAESRLGEDRYNLLFNNCEHFSSWCKTGKHESEQVNSAIAIAVDILKFGVSFMNNQTMNTVNATFVIPEEIAFGINDGTLERVGGIIRDTQTKQVVAWLRESVSEFSGSLPLGSVASILSLGVSTLNLAISVMGFTMVANRLNEIEKKLQQTQEILLKSNQELASKIDLSFYANFYAALNLADSAFTMSNPDNRRISAMQAINRFLEAEKHYSFYAMNAIEQSLRVAEQYLLTLSFTYIAEARCYLELEEPIVAQMRLQKGLDTLRPLVEKYVNTLLTSNPAAYLHPSLSDRITLRKLTAVYQWLDPIKNENTVFQSQRENFFKIAQSSDSWVKSLPDAVLAYVEDKSVPKIYTDLPKVMNRIEAMLETYNRIKAYQSEVKAIAQLGISFQDWLKLAPAEAKPEKAELMYIIPSAPL from the coding sequence ATGGCAAAAGGGGATCATATCTACATTAATTGTGGTAATTATACTCATCATGGAATTGATTGCGGTGATGGCACAGCTATTCACTACATAGGTGAATCGATGCAAGGTGTCATTTCTCGTACTTCTATGGATGCTTTTACTTCTGGAAAGCAATTATTTACTAGGCAATACGAGATTTGCGATTTGCCAGAAATTATAATTCAACGAGCTGAAAGCCGATTAGGTGAAGATAGATACAATCTTCTCTTTAACAACTGCGAACACTTTTCTAGTTGGTGTAAAACTGGCAAACATGAAAGCGAACAGGTAAATAGCGCTATAGCTATTGCAGTTGACATTCTGAAATTTGGAGTTTCATTTATGAATAATCAGACTATGAATACAGTAAATGCAACATTTGTAATTCCTGAAGAAATTGCTTTTGGGATAAATGATGGAACTTTAGAGCGGGTTGGAGGTATTATTCGTGATACTCAAACTAAGCAAGTTGTTGCTTGGCTACGCGAATCAGTTTCAGAATTTTCAGGATCTTTACCGCTAGGTTCTGTGGCTAGTATCCTAAGTTTAGGAGTGTCTACACTCAACTTAGCAATTTCAGTCATGGGATTTACTATGGTAGCAAATCGTTTGAACGAAATTGAAAAAAAATTGCAGCAAACACAAGAAATATTATTAAAGTCAAATCAAGAACTTGCGAGTAAAATCGATCTCTCATTCTACGCAAATTTTTATGCAGCACTAAATTTAGCAGATAGTGCTTTTACCATGAGTAATCCTGACAACCGAAGAATTAGTGCAATGCAAGCTATTAATCGATTTTTAGAAGCTGAGAAACATTATAGTTTCTATGCTATGAATGCGATTGAGCAAAGTCTTAGAGTTGCCGAACAATACCTTTTAACTTTATCTTTTACTTATATTGCAGAGGCACGTTGCTATCTTGAGCTTGAAGAACCAATAGTAGCACAAATGCGATTACAGAAAGGTTTAGACACTTTGCGTCCGTTGGTTGAAAAATATGTTAATACTTTACTAACATCTAATCCAGCAGCTTATTTACATCCTAGTTTGAGCGATCGCATCACTTTACGCAAACTAACAGCAGTTTATCAATGGTTAGATCCTATCAAGAATGAAAATACAGTATTTCAATCTCAGCGTGAAAACTTTTTCAAAATAGCACAAAGTTCTGATTCTTGGGTGAAATCTCTCCCTGATGCTGTTTTGGCATATGTAGAGGATAAGAGTGTTCCTAAGATTTATACAGACTTACCTAAAGTTATGAACAGAATTGAAGCTATGCTCGAAACATACAATCGAATTAAAGCATACCAGTCAGAAGTAAAAGCGATCGCGCAACTTGGAATTAGCTTTCAAGATTGGCTGAAATTAGCACCTGCTGAGGCGAAACCAGAAAAAGCAGAATTAATGTATATTATTCCATCTGCTCCACTTTAA
- a CDS encoding carbohydrate ABC transporter permease yields the protein MTMQKSVPINWTLIQQRLTPYLFLLPALLVLGLTVFYPALQAFYLSFTRYEYDITQAPEWIGLANFERLWQDKVFWQTLGNTILYLAIAVPILVAIPLILAILVNQKLRGMHWFRAAYYTPVIISMVVAGIAWRWLYAQNGLLNQLLKQTGILTSGIPWLTSPRFALFSVIAVTVWKGLGYYMVIYLAGLQSIPAELYEAAAIDGSDGVRKHWDVTVPLMRPYLMLVAVISAISATKVFEEIYIMTKGGPRNSSKTIVYYLYEQAFGSSLDISYACTIGLAMFLIILVLSILNLKLSPKN from the coding sequence ATGACCATGCAGAAATCCGTTCCCATTAACTGGACGTTAATTCAACAGCGCCTCACTCCATACTTATTTTTACTACCAGCACTGCTCGTTCTGGGGTTAACGGTCTTTTATCCTGCCCTTCAAGCATTTTACTTGAGCTTTACTCGTTACGAATACGACATAACCCAAGCACCTGAATGGATTGGCTTGGCTAACTTTGAGCGTTTGTGGCAGGATAAAGTCTTTTGGCAAACTTTGGGAAATACAATATTGTATTTGGCGATCGCCGTGCCGATTTTGGTTGCAATTCCTTTGATTTTGGCGATTTTAGTTAACCAGAAACTACGAGGAATGCACTGGTTTCGCGCTGCCTATTACACGCCTGTGATTATTTCTATGGTCGTAGCAGGGATTGCTTGGCGGTGGTTATATGCTCAGAATGGATTGCTAAATCAATTATTGAAACAAACTGGAATTTTAACTAGTGGTATACCCTGGCTGACTAGTCCCAGATTTGCCCTTTTTAGCGTCATCGCGGTGACAGTGTGGAAAGGACTGGGATACTACATGGTGATTTATTTAGCTGGGTTACAGTCGATTCCAGCAGAATTATACGAAGCTGCTGCGATCGACGGTTCCGATGGCGTGCGCAAACACTGGGATGTTACAGTGCCATTAATGCGACCTTACTTAATGCTAGTAGCTGTCATTTCTGCCATTTCCGCCACCAAGGTTTTTGAAGAAATCTACATCATGACCAAAGGTGGACCCCGCAACAGTTCTAAAACTATTGTTTATTACCTTTACGAACAAGCTTTTGGCAGTAGTTTAGATATTAGCTACGCCTGCACGATCGGTTTGGCAATGTTTTTAATCATCTTGGTTTTGTCAATTTTGAATCTGAAACTGTCGCCGAAGAATTAG
- a CDS encoding sodium:solute symporter, whose translation MAAIDIVFLVAYFVGVAAIGYWSSQKSLATSKSYFLGGGSIGWAAIGASLFASNISAEHFIGLAGSGASSGLAVGQFEWIACFMLLLLGWLFVPFYLRTGVFTMPEFLERRFNRQCRTYLSAISLIAYVFTKISVAVYAGAIVLQTILGWNIWLGAIALIVATGAYTIFGGLRAVIYTDFFQAFILIGGGIFLTATAIIDVGGFGALYQKVDPNFFSLWKDINHPDFPWTGILFGAPILGLWYWCTDQMIVQRTLAAPNIEVARRSTIFAGFLKLLPVFILVLPGIAGRILFPDVEPDRIYATMVNNLLPPGIKGLVVAGLLAALMSSLSSVFNSSSTLVVMDFYQKWKPEASDRELVRAGQISTILLVVTGLLWLPFIGLMSNQLYVYLQSVQAYVSPPIAAVFLMGILWKRATGRAAFNTLITGFILGAIRFIAEIAVKAGWITWRPLVAYATINFLHFAILLFVISIAILVLVSLTSAAPNQRQLEIFQHSDAELEKFAGSHRSHNLNVRSSFILAAIVLVFWVVFSPFVVS comes from the coding sequence GTGGCTGCTATAGATATCGTGTTTCTCGTTGCTTACTTTGTAGGTGTAGCGGCGATTGGTTATTGGTCGAGTCAGAAAAGTTTAGCGACTAGCAAATCATATTTTTTGGGCGGTGGAAGTATTGGCTGGGCAGCAATTGGTGCGAGTCTATTTGCTAGCAATATTTCTGCCGAACACTTCATTGGATTAGCAGGTAGCGGCGCTAGTTCTGGTCTAGCAGTAGGGCAGTTTGAATGGATTGCCTGTTTTATGCTATTGCTATTAGGCTGGCTGTTCGTGCCGTTCTATCTCCGCACTGGTGTATTTACAATGCCGGAGTTTTTAGAAAGGCGGTTTAATCGTCAGTGCCGTACCTATCTATCCGCAATTTCATTAATTGCTTATGTCTTTACAAAAATTAGCGTCGCGGTTTATGCAGGGGCGATCGTTCTGCAAACAATTTTAGGCTGGAATATTTGGCTAGGTGCGATCGCCTTGATTGTGGCTACGGGTGCGTATACAATTTTTGGCGGTTTGAGAGCAGTAATTTATACTGATTTCTTCCAAGCATTTATTCTGATTGGCGGCGGAATTTTCTTAACTGCAACAGCAATTATTGATGTGGGTGGTTTCGGTGCTTTGTATCAAAAAGTCGATCCCAACTTCTTTAGTTTGTGGAAAGACATCAATCATCCCGATTTTCCCTGGACGGGAATTTTATTCGGCGCACCCATCTTAGGTTTGTGGTATTGGTGTACAGATCAAATGATCGTCCAACGCACCCTTGCCGCACCTAATATTGAAGTCGCAAGGCGATCGACAATTTTTGCTGGATTTTTAAAACTTCTACCTGTATTTATCCTTGTCTTACCAGGGATCGCCGGGAGAATTCTGTTTCCCGATGTAGAACCAGACCGGATATATGCCACGATGGTGAATAATCTCCTCCCGCCTGGAATTAAAGGATTAGTGGTAGCTGGGTTGCTGGCAGCGTTGATGAGTTCTCTTTCCAGCGTTTTTAACAGTAGTTCCACGCTAGTTGTGATGGACTTCTACCAAAAATGGAAACCAGAAGCAAGCGATCGCGAGTTAGTGCGAGCCGGACAGATTTCGACTATTCTACTGGTAGTGACTGGTTTGCTATGGCTCCCCTTTATCGGGTTGATGAGCAATCAGCTTTACGTCTATCTCCAGTCAGTCCAAGCCTACGTTTCGCCACCGATTGCTGCTGTCTTCTTGATGGGGATATTGTGGAAACGCGCTACTGGTAGGGCAGCTTTCAATACCTTAATTACTGGTTTTATTTTGGGTGCAATTCGATTTATCGCCGAAATCGCCGTAAAAGCAGGTTGGATAACTTGGCGACCTTTGGTAGCCTATGCCACAATCAATTTCTTACACTTCGCGATTCTGCTGTTTGTCATTTCTATTGCCATTTTGGTACTTGTCAGTTTAACCAGTGCTGCACCAAACCAGAGACAACTAGAAATCTTCCAACACTCAGATGCAGAGTTGGAGAAGTTTGCTGGTTCGCATCGATCGCACAATCTCAATGTTAGGTCGAGTTTCATCCTCGCCGCGATCGTCTTGGTATTTTGGGTTGTTTTTAGTCCCTTTGTCGTTAGTTAA
- a CDS encoding iron uptake porin, whose translation MNTKLPHARLFLAANLVAALVGMNAETTLALPLENSMAQVTSVSQLSDVQPTDWVFQALQSLVERYGCIAGYPDGTYRGNRALTRYEFAAGLNACLDRVNELIATASADVVTKEDLATLQRLQTEFSTELVTLRGRVDSLEAQTAELEANQFSTTTKLNVSLITAITDTFGDRIAEDEDDSNTIFGYRSRMNFETSFTGRDLLRTRLEFGNFGDMEDVSGTNMTRLNFDTNTENDVTVPHLLYRFPVGSNLTFTVGPAGVGYTDITDTLTPPSIADDSRGIPSLFGEYSPLYRRGGGGAAVNWEIAESLTLTLGYLAGSPSDPGDGAGLFNGTYHALAQLAVDGDWGAAGIAYSRSYNPAGVVDLTGSTGSLLASEPFGDDIATSADIFAFQGFYRFSPKFQLHGWVGYISASANGSGLSAIADGSGGTIASTVEDGDSADLWYGAVGLTFPDVGGEGNLPGILVGLPPRVTDSDVRDEDDTSYHVEAFYRFQVNDYISVTPGFWVVFNPENNSDNSNQYVGVIRTSFNF comes from the coding sequence ATGAACACAAAATTGCCGCACGCTAGATTGTTTCTGGCTGCGAATTTAGTAGCGGCTTTAGTAGGAATGAATGCGGAAACTACCTTAGCATTGCCGCTAGAAAATAGTATGGCTCAAGTTACGTCAGTCTCTCAACTATCAGACGTGCAACCGACAGATTGGGTATTTCAAGCATTGCAATCTTTGGTAGAAAGATATGGTTGTATTGCGGGATATCCCGATGGAACTTATCGAGGAAATCGTGCTTTAACGAGATATGAGTTTGCAGCAGGATTGAATGCTTGTTTAGATCGAGTCAACGAACTAATTGCTACAGCTAGTGCAGATGTAGTGACGAAAGAAGACTTAGCAACATTACAACGTTTGCAAACAGAATTTAGTACGGAACTGGTAACTCTGCGCGGTCGAGTTGATAGTTTGGAAGCACAAACAGCAGAATTAGAAGCAAATCAGTTTTCGACAACGACAAAACTTAATGTCAGTTTAATTACAGCAATTACAGATACGTTTGGCGATCGCATAGCTGAAGATGAGGACGATTCTAATACGATATTCGGCTATCGTTCGCGGATGAATTTTGAAACGAGTTTTACCGGACGAGATTTACTACGGACTCGTTTGGAATTTGGTAACTTTGGCGATATGGAAGACGTGTCGGGTACGAACATGACACGGCTTAACTTTGATACAAATACTGAGAACGATGTAACTGTACCGCACTTGTTATATCGTTTCCCCGTGGGTTCCAACCTCACCTTTACTGTAGGTCCCGCCGGAGTTGGTTACACCGATATTACAGATACTCTGACTCCTCCCAGCATTGCCGATGATAGCCGAGGTATTCCCTCTCTGTTTGGCGAATACAGTCCCCTGTATCGTCGCGGTGGTGGTGGTGCGGCGGTGAATTGGGAGATTGCCGAGAGTTTAACTTTGACTCTAGGATATTTAGCTGGTAGTCCCAGCGATCCTGGTGATGGTGCTGGTTTATTTAACGGTACGTATCACGCCTTAGCACAACTTGCTGTAGATGGTGATTGGGGTGCGGCTGGAATTGCTTACTCGCGCAGTTATAATCCGGCGGGAGTCGTGGATCTCACTGGTAGTACGGGGAGTTTGTTGGCTAGCGAACCATTTGGAGACGATATTGCGACATCCGCAGACATCTTTGCTTTTCAAGGGTTTTATCGCTTTTCACCCAAGTTTCAATTACATGGTTGGGTAGGTTACATCAGTGCGAGTGCTAATGGTTCGGGTTTGAGTGCGATCGCCGATGGTAGTGGAGGAACTATTGCTAGTACTGTTGAAGATGGGGATAGTGCAGATCTTTGGTATGGTGCTGTGGGTTTAACTTTCCCAGATGTGGGGGGTGAAGGTAATTTACCGGGGATTTTGGTTGGTTTACCTCCTAGAGTGACAGATAGCGACGTGCGCGATGAAGATGACACTTCATATCATGTTGAGGCTTTTTACCGTTTTCAAGTTAACGATTATATTTCTGTGACTCCGGGTTTTTGGGTAGTATTTAATCCTGAAAATAACAGCGATAATAGCAATCAATATGTTGGGGTAATTCGGACGAGTTTTAATTTTTAA